The bacterium DNA window CGCGTTTCGTGGAGGATATGGTACGAGAGGCGCACTCCCGCCTCGCAGCGCTGGACAACATAACCTGGTTTTCGGTGGAGACTGAGAATTTCGAATCAATCCATAATCATTCTGCGTACGCGTCGGTGGAGTTGGATAGGAGATAGAATAGTAAAAACAAGCTTGATAAATACGAGCAAGAATCCTTGATATTGGCTTTGATTGAACCAGCCTCATGCTTTGGGTTCATGCACTTTCTCCATCTTTGGGACTAACGTGGTAAGGCACACCGGCGGCGGGGGCTTTTTCCCTCCGACCGGTGCTGCCGTTAGTTGAATCATTATTTTTGTTTCAGTTTAAATGTGGTGGTCA harbors:
- a CDS encoding GTP cyclohydrolase, FolE2/MptA family — protein: RFVEDMVREAHSRLAALDNITWFSVETENFESIHNHSAYASVELDRR